Genomic segment of Umezawaea sp. Da 62-37:
TGAACCCAGCCCGAGCACCGTCGCGACCCGCCAGCGCAGCGACAATCGCACGGCCCACCTCCGCTGGTCGGTCGTCACGGTGTCGGGTCGACCTTGTAGCCGGAGCCGCGCACGGTGAGCACCAGCTTCGGCTCGTCGGGGTTCTGCTCGACCTTGCGCCGCAGCCTGCGGATGTGCACGTCCAGCAGCCGGGTGTCGCCGAAGTAGTCGTAGCCCCACACCCGTTGCAGCAGCTGTTCGCGCGTCACGATCCGGCCCGCCGCCGACACGAGTTCCACGAGCACCTGGAACTCGGTCCTCGTCAGGTGCACCTGGACGCCGTCGCGGTGCACGACGCCCTCGTCCACGCGGATCTCCAGGTCGCCCGCGTGCAGCAGGTTGTCGAGCCTGCCCCCGCCCCGGCGGCGCAGCAGGGCCCGGATGCGGGCCGCGAGTTCGCTCGCGACGAGCGGTTTGGTCACGTAGTC
This window contains:
- a CDS encoding response regulator transcription factor; this translates as MNDRVLLVEDDERIRQVLVLALGDEGFDIVDVVSGEDALRELESTSFDVVLLDLTLPGVDGLEVCRALRSRGDLPIIIVTARTDTTDVIAGLEAGADDYVTKPLVASELAARIRALLRRRGGGRLDNLLHAGDLEIRVDEGVVHRDGVQVHLTRTEFQVLVELVSAAGRIVTREQLLQRVWGYDYFGDTRLLDVHIRRLRRKVEQNPDEPKLVLTVRGSGYKVDPTP